The segment ACCGCGGGAATGGCTGACCTATACCCACCGCTCGTTCTTCTCCCCCTACCTCGGGGAATGGACCGAAACCAACGACTCCATCCGGGTCAGTTGGGATGATGTGGGTTGGTTCAGAGTCCGTTACGACTTCAATCGTGCCATCGACGAATACAAACGCCAGGACCAGAACCAAATCAGACAAATCAGATTCGACACCTATTTGAGCCTGTTTGACCCCTGGTACATCGGCGTGGGCTATCGCTCCAACCTGAAGACAGGAGCGACACTGGAAAAACTACTCACGCTCATCTACCGCCACCAGTGCTATGCCTTACACTTCTTGCTTGACTCTACGGAGAATGACACCCGCATCGAAGCTCGCATCGTGCTGATGGGCATCAGCTTCTAGCGTCACCTTTTCGCAATAATCAACGCGCGAAACCAAATGGTTTCGCGCGTTTTCTTTTGCCTTCTGGGGTTTTCGGCCAGCAGCCTTTCCGGTACACTCTGACCATGCCAAGCAGCACCCCAAAAAACAAACGTCCCATTCAGGTCATGCCTCCCGAACTGCAAAATCAGATCGCAGCGGGAGAAGTTGTCGAGCGCCCGGCGTCGGTACTCAAAGAGCTCATGGAAAACAGTCTAGATGCCGGGGCAACAGCCATCGACGTGAGCATAGACCAAGGCGGACAAGGCCTGATTGAAATCCTCGACAACGGCTGGGGCATGGCTCCCGACGAGATGGAGTTGGCACTGACCCGTCACGCCACAAGCAAAGTCACCGACATCAGGGAGTTGGCCACCATCGACAGCTTCGGCTTCCGAGGCGAAGCCCTGCCATCCATTGCCTCGGTCTCGCGACTGACCCTGACTTCCATCACGCAAGACCGGGACGAAGGCTTCGAAATCAAGTTGGATGCCGGACATATTGCATCCAAGGGACCCGCCGCACTCCGCTCAGGCACCCGTATCACAGTCCAGGACTTGTTTGTCAGCGTCCCGGCTCGTTTAAAGTTCCTGAAAACTCCTGCCACTGAGGCCCGCCGCTGTCAGGATGCCTGCTTCCGACTGGCATTAGCCCGTCTGGATGTACGCCTGACATTCACCTCGGGCGGCCGAAAGATATACACCTTCCAGGCCGGGGAATCCCTATCCAAACGACTTTCTCAGGCCTGGCCCCCGGCGGTGACCGATGTTCTGCACCCCTTCGACTATCAACGCGACGAATATCGCGTGCATGGTGTCACCGGGGACCCTCAGGCAGCCCAAGGCAGAGGCGATCGAATCCTGCTGTATGTCAATGGACGTCCGGTTCAGGACAAAATGCTGCTACGGGCCGTGCGCGACGCCTATTCGGGCAGGCTGCTCAGTCGCGAGTACCCACAAGCCGTTGTGTTTGTCGAAATTCCCGCGCATGAAGTGGATGCCAATGTTCACCCGGCCAAGAATGAAGTTCGTTTTCGCAACGAGAAATCCGTCTTCTCAACCGTACGCCGTGCCATTCTCTCTGCTCTGGATCATACCAATTCCTCCGGCCCCGGCATGGGCA is part of the Desulfovibrio ferrophilus genome and harbors:
- the mutL gene encoding DNA mismatch repair endonuclease MutL, with the protein product MPSSTPKNKRPIQVMPPELQNQIAAGEVVERPASVLKELMENSLDAGATAIDVSIDQGGQGLIEILDNGWGMAPDEMELALTRHATSKVTDIRELATIDSFGFRGEALPSIASVSRLTLTSITQDRDEGFEIKLDAGHIASKGPAALRSGTRITVQDLFVSVPARLKFLKTPATEARRCQDACFRLALARLDVRLTFTSGGRKIYTFQAGESLSKRLSQAWPPAVTDVLHPFDYQRDEYRVHGVTGDPQAAQGRGDRILLYVNGRPVQDKMLLRAVRDAYSGRLLSREYPQAVVFVEIPAHEVDANVHPAKNEVRFRNEKSVFSTVRRAILSALDHTNSSGPGMGSTFASETIRHDNHRARNPLGASGSAASQSYSNSHITSLSNKFNHATERKLTLDIAPHRSSADGNHWLEADMVASAPAGATSITAAAPPVASGPETYLGQLADTYLILRGEDGMLSLIDQHAAHERVLFHSFEHAGQGGDSQPLVTPLQLPLHPSEASRLQELWTDLKQLGFDMRTPTPETLSIHAIPALLTASRAKDYLRAAISGQAKNIRDLWAMMSCKAAIKAGQSLARDEALSLLSTWRTTPDKDYCPHGRPIRISWSLSELERLFKRKA